The proteins below come from a single Methanobacterium formicicum genomic window:
- a CDS encoding tetratricopeptide repeat protein: MNTQGAHHYIEKGIETWLDHKNYFEAIDLFSRALEFEPHNPDAHLLRGAVYVDVGDLHLALKDYNKALEYNPENIGLFFDKGTVLFYLGEYDKAIRSYEKFLKEEPTDVDALYFKGLSHHFIRENEVAQELINRALALIDKSDDLYPDLCNAKGEILFDLEDYPEAIDYFQKAAEADPTSFIAQYNIGRAFYEMGKLEDALKYIEQALKIEPNEWDVINYQGLILMDMGRREEAIQCFDRIIELHPIYFPAWYNKGVVLKELGRTEEALEHLDQAIKLILDKKPGMTRGMCLREFKKL; encoded by the coding sequence ATGAATACACAAGGGGCCCACCATTATATTGAGAAGGGTATAGAAACCTGGTTAGACCATAAAAACTATTTTGAAGCCATTGACCTTTTCTCCCGTGCACTTGAATTTGAACCACACAATCCTGACGCGCATCTATTACGGGGAGCAGTGTATGTGGATGTGGGGGACCTGCACCTGGCACTGAAGGATTACAACAAAGCCCTGGAATATAACCCGGAAAACATTGGACTATTTTTTGATAAAGGAACCGTACTTTTCTATCTGGGCGAATATGATAAAGCCATACGTTCCTATGAAAAATTTCTGAAGGAAGAACCCACTGATGTTGATGCACTATATTTTAAGGGATTATCCCACCATTTCATCCGGGAAAATGAGGTTGCCCAAGAATTGATTAACCGGGCACTGGCCTTGATCGATAAATCCGATGATCTCTACCCGGATCTCTGTAATGCTAAGGGTGAAATACTTTTTGATCTGGAGGATTATCCGGAGGCAATTGATTATTTCCAGAAGGCAGCCGAAGCAGATCCCACCTCCTTTATTGCCCAGTACAATATAGGTCGAGCCTTCTATGAAATGGGAAAACTGGAGGATGCACTAAAATACATTGAGCAAGCTCTGAAAATTGAGCCTAATGAGTGGGATGTCATCAATTACCAGGGGCTTATCTTGATGGATATGGGTCGTAGGGAAGAGGCTATCCAGTGCTTTGACCGGATCATTGAACTCCACCCCATCTACTTCCCGGCCTGGTACAACAAAGGAGTGGTTCTCAAGGAACTGGGAAGAACTGAAGAAGCACTGGAACACCTGGACCAGGCAATCAAACTCATCCTGGATAAAAAACCAGGAATGACCAGGGGGATGTGTTTAAGAGAATTTAAAAAACTCTAA
- a CDS encoding metallophosphoesterase: MVKKRYLFLGILFLLIAYMFLEPYWIETKEITIESDQIPAQFDGKKIVFLSDIHASPNFSQERIDGVVSQVNALNPDLVLLGGDYVDGDSEYVQSTFASLSKLEAPLGVYAVLGNKDPQYVTLNAIPDYGITYIGNKGTWIEENGSRIRLGGVGDYNNGAQIQNATTAVVTPQDFVILLSHNPDYFPKVDTSKVDLVLSGHTHGGQVTFFGLWAPSTHSDYGNKYRTGVIEENNSTLVVSNGLGTTILPIRFFARPQILVITLKKT, from the coding sequence TTGGTCAAAAAACGTTATTTATTCCTGGGAATATTATTCCTGCTAATTGCCTATATGTTCCTTGAGCCCTACTGGATTGAGACCAAGGAGATAACCATTGAATCTGACCAGATACCGGCCCAGTTCGATGGAAAAAAGATAGTCTTTTTGAGTGACATCCATGCCAGTCCCAACTTCAGCCAGGAACGGATCGACGGGGTGGTTAGCCAGGTTAATGCCCTGAACCCTGATCTCGTCCTTCTGGGAGGGGACTACGTGGATGGGGATTCTGAATATGTTCAGTCCACCTTTGCCTCCTTATCTAAGTTAGAAGCACCCCTCGGTGTTTACGCGGTTTTAGGGAATAAGGACCCCCAGTACGTTACCTTAAATGCCATTCCTGACTATGGAATTACCTACATCGGAAACAAGGGGACCTGGATTGAAGAAAATGGCTCCCGTATCCGTCTGGGAGGAGTGGGGGATTACAACAACGGAGCCCAGATACAGAACGCTACCACCGCGGTGGTCACACCCCAGGATTTTGTCATCCTGCTCAGTCACAACCCGGACTACTTCCCTAAGGTGGATACGTCCAAGGTGGACCTGGTTCTCTCCGGGCACACCCACGGTGGACAGGTGACCTTCTTCGGACTATGGGCACCCAGCACCCACTCTGATTATGGGAATAAATACCGGACCGGAGTTATTGAAGAAAACAACAGTACGTTGGTCGTGAGTAACGGCCTGGGAACAACCATACTACCTATAAGGTTCTTTGCCCGGCCCCAAATCCTGGTGATAACCTTAAAAAAGACCTAG
- a CDS encoding ATP-binding cassette domain-containing protein has translation MARVVIKTENMSFHYPDGTSALRDINLEILEGERAAIIGSNGAGKSTLFSHFNGILRPTTGQIMINGEAASYKKEGLIKIRQTVGMVFQNPDDQLFSPTVEEDVAFGPMNLGLPDEEVEKRVEESLEAVGMNGSEKKAPHHLSGGQKKRVAIAGILAMKPDIMVLDEPTTGLDPHGVEQVMNILYNLNQDRNMSIIISSHDVEMVTEFATKIFVLHEGQIIHQGTPEDIFNNPETIKKARLKQPTAAALLHRLKANGMSVGVKLTVEEAYHEILHGMGEESYHKLLHMVKDQCHHKLLHTLGEEKYHEMLHILEEERKNSLIEKRIRDKQAYK, from the coding sequence ATGGCCAGAGTAGTTATTAAAACCGAAAACATGAGTTTCCACTATCCCGATGGAACTTCTGCACTTCGAGATATAAACCTGGAAATATTAGAAGGAGAAAGAGCCGCCATTATCGGATCCAATGGTGCCGGGAAATCAACGTTATTCTCTCATTTTAACGGTATTCTAAGACCAACCACTGGTCAGATCATGATCAACGGGGAAGCAGCTAGCTACAAAAAGGAAGGTCTTATTAAAATCAGACAGACCGTGGGTATGGTATTCCAGAACCCGGATGACCAGCTTTTCTCACCAACAGTGGAGGAAGATGTGGCCTTTGGACCCATGAACCTGGGACTTCCCGATGAGGAGGTGGAAAAAAGGGTGGAAGAATCTCTGGAAGCCGTGGGGATGAACGGGTCCGAGAAAAAAGCACCCCATCATCTGAGCGGAGGTCAAAAGAAGAGAGTAGCTATTGCCGGTATTCTGGCCATGAAACCAGATATAATGGTTCTGGACGAACCAACCACCGGCCTGGATCCACACGGAGTGGAACAGGTTATGAATATTCTTTATAATCTCAATCAGGACAGGAATATGAGTATAATCATATCCTCCCATGATGTGGAGATGGTTACTGAATTTGCCACCAAGATATTCGTACTTCATGAGGGCCAGATCATCCACCAGGGCACCCCGGAAGATATTTTCAACAATCCCGAAACCATTAAAAAAGCCCGTCTGAAACAACCCACGGCCGCGGCCTTATTGCACCGCCTTAAGGCCAATGGAATGTCTGTGGGTGTTAAACTGACTGTGGAAGAGGCTTACCATGAGATCCTTCATGGCATGGGTGAGGAGTCCTACCACAAACTACTGCATATGGTCAAGGATCAGTGCCACCATAAGTTACTGCACACCCTGGGTGAAGAAAAATACCATGAAATGCTTCACATTCTGGAAGAAGAACGGAAAAATAGTTTAATTGAAAAAAGAATAAGGGATAAACAGGCATACAAATAA
- the cbiQ gene encoding cobalt ECF transporter T component CbiQ, which yields MKGLTEIDREARKESFMNNLDGRIKLISAMLIIVYAVTNTNLLILSIMEVYLLFLIYLSNVSPGYALKRIALVIPFGGFVALIQPFFQPGNVIWTGPLGILHMTDYGLFFGVLLLFRVTVSVTSIVFLSSSTSMQDLVASAQKLGVPHQLAMLLNLTVRYLFFFYEQLMNILNAQSTRCFDIFNKKTPYKWRLKKVGETITMMFLRAYEQGETVYMSMMCRGYSENTRIYRAKAQLDKKDFAFIGTTIFILLSLQLTTMVL from the coding sequence ATGAAGGGACTAACTGAGATCGATAGGGAAGCTCGTAAAGAAAGCTTCATGAACAATTTAGACGGCAGAATTAAACTCATATCTGCCATGTTAATCATTGTATACGCTGTTACCAATACTAACCTGTTAATTCTGAGTATAATGGAAGTTTACCTTTTATTCCTCATTTACTTATCCAATGTATCCCCGGGATACGCTTTAAAAAGAATAGCCCTTGTAATTCCCTTCGGGGGGTTTGTGGCTTTAATTCAACCTTTCTTCCAGCCAGGGAATGTTATATGGACTGGACCCCTGGGAATTCTACATATGACTGACTATGGTCTTTTCTTTGGAGTGTTATTACTTTTCAGAGTTACAGTTTCAGTAACCTCTATTGTCTTCTTATCTTCATCTACATCCATGCAGGATCTGGTGGCTTCTGCCCAGAAACTGGGAGTTCCCCACCAGTTAGCCATGCTTTTAAATCTCACAGTTCGTTACCTGTTCTTTTTCTATGAACAACTCATGAACATATTGAATGCCCAGTCCACACGCTGCTTTGATATATTCAACAAAAAAACCCCCTACAAGTGGAGGTTGAAAAAAGTAGGAGAAACCATCACCATGATGTTCCTCCGAGCTTATGAACAGGGGGAAACTGTGTATATGAGTATGATGTGCCGGGGTTATTCTGAGAACACCCGTATCTATCGGGCCAAGGCTCAGCTAGATAAGAAAGATTTTGCCTTTATAGGGACCACCATATTTATATTGCTATCACTCCAACTGACTACAATGGTACTTTAA
- a CDS encoding PDGLE domain-containing protein — MNTANRNLILGGLAIAIVIAILAPFLASSNPDGLESTAESLEVPESEAAFQSPLPDYALPGMEDNPLGGVVALIVGTVLVLLIALGLAKLLSKRNGNKSE, encoded by the coding sequence ATGAATACGGCAAACCGCAACCTAATACTTGGTGGTCTGGCAATTGCCATAGTGATTGCCATTCTAGCACCATTTTTGGCATCAAGCAACCCTGATGGGCTGGAAAGTACCGCAGAAAGTTTGGAAGTTCCTGAATCAGAAGCAGCATTCCAATCACCATTACCGGACTATGCCCTACCTGGAATGGAGGATAACCCCCTGGGTGGAGTTGTCGCCCTAATTGTCGGTACGGTACTGGTACTCTTAATAGCTCTGGGACTGGCGAAACTGCTCAGTAAAAGGAATGGGAACAAATCGGAATAA
- the cbiM gene encoding cobalt transporter CbiM, with translation MHIPDGFLGWTWPIFWIIAIIAVAYSLKWARDNLDERNVPLLAVLAAGIFAIQAMNIPIPWGTSGHMVGAALIAILFVSPWAAVLVLSIVLILQGLIFGDGGMTALGANIVNMGLIGGFVGFYSYKALKGVGRIPAIFIAGWASIFIAAIACAIELAIAGTFPLTEGLIFMGLYHAVIGIIEGIITVVVILGIERVRPDLIPDWVKGKKQETVG, from the coding sequence ATGCATATACCAGATGGTTTTTTAGGATGGACTTGGCCAATTTTCTGGATTATTGCTATCATAGCAGTAGCTTATTCACTTAAATGGGCCAGAGACAACCTTGATGAAAGAAACGTACCCCTGCTGGCAGTTTTAGCTGCAGGTATTTTTGCCATTCAGGCCATGAACATACCCATACCCTGGGGTACCAGTGGACATATGGTAGGCGCCGCATTAATAGCTATTCTATTTGTCAGCCCCTGGGCTGCAGTACTGGTTTTATCAATAGTACTGATATTACAGGGTTTAATTTTTGGAGACGGTGGAATGACCGCTCTCGGTGCCAACATCGTTAACATGGGACTTATTGGTGGTTTCGTTGGATTCTATTCCTACAAAGCCCTCAAGGGAGTGGGAAGAATACCCGCCATATTCATTGCTGGATGGGCATCCATATTCATTGCCGCAATAGCCTGTGCCATTGAACTGGCCATCGCCGGTACTTTCCCTTTAACCGAAGGATTGATATTCATGGGACTTTACCATGCGGTGATAGGTATCATTGAAGGTATAATAACCGTGGTTGTTATTCTAGGTATTGAACGGGTGCGACCTGATCTGATACCAGACTGGGTCAAGGGTAAAAAACAGGAGACGGTAGGATGA
- a CDS encoding energy-coupling factor ABC transporter permease: protein MHLSDGLIPLWQALIYWILTIAMLAVYTYKISKTEEKDKVMVNTSILAAVTVVASSISIPSPFGVPLHLFLIPLVAILLGPLSGVVVAFTCFIIQFFLLGMGGITSLGANIVTMGIVMSFTTYYFYQFTRELDERLSIFSGTFLGIIMATVAQVLILLAAGVATLEVLLATLVPFYLFVGVIEGIINIFIILSIFKLKPEMAKVEQI, encoded by the coding sequence TTGCACTTATCTGACGGCCTTATACCTCTGTGGCAGGCCTTAATTTACTGGATTTTAACCATTGCTATGTTAGCAGTGTACACCTACAAAATTTCAAAAACTGAGGAAAAAGATAAAGTAATGGTCAATACTTCAATTCTGGCGGCAGTAACTGTTGTGGCATCTTCAATATCTATACCATCACCCTTCGGTGTGCCCCTACACCTTTTTCTAATACCCCTGGTTGCTATCCTATTGGGGCCACTGAGTGGAGTGGTAGTAGCTTTTACATGTTTTATAATTCAGTTCTTTCTCTTGGGAATGGGTGGCATAACCTCATTAGGCGCTAACATAGTGACCATGGGTATAGTCATGAGTTTTACTACCTATTACTTCTACCAATTCACCAGAGAACTTGATGAACGGTTGAGCATTTTCTCTGGTACATTCTTGGGAATAATCATGGCTACAGTAGCTCAGGTGTTGATATTACTTGCTGCAGGTGTTGCCACTTTAGAAGTTTTATTGGCCACCTTAGTACCGTTCTATCTTTTTGTAGGAGTTATTGAAGGTATTATAAACATTTTCATCATCCTATCTATATTTAAACTGAAACCGGAGATGGCCAAGGTAGAACAAATTTAA